In the genome of Roseovarius sp. Pro17, the window CAATGATCTGACCTACGGGCGTCAGTTCTGGCGCGACGAATATCGACTGAATGCAAAGCTGTTTGAATTTCCCAAACCGGTCGTCAGCTTTATGCAGGGCTTTACGATGGGCGGCGGTGTTGGGATCGGGTGTCACGGCAGCCACCGGATCGTCGGTGAAAGCAGCCGTATTGCGATGCCTGAATGTGGCATCGGATTGGTTCCTGATGTCGGCGGATCGTTGATTTTGGCGTCGTGTCCCGGCCATTTGGGCGAGTATTTGGGTCTGACGGGCACACGTATGGGCGCAGGAGATGCGATCTACGCGGGTTTTGCGGATGGGTTCATCCGCGAGGCTGAATGGGAAACTGTCAAGGCCCGGTTGGTTGAAGGTGACATTGACGCAATAGAATACCAGACACCGCCCAACGGACGATTGCTGGCGATGCAGGCCGATATTGACCGACATTTTGCAGGAAAGACGCTCGGCGAAATTGAACGCGGGCTTCTTGCTGATACATCCGATTTTGCGGCGCAGACGCTCAAGACCCTTCGTCGTCATGCGCCATTGGCGATGGGATGTTGCCTGCAAATTGTTCGCCGCCTGCGCGGGGAGGTCAACATTCGGCCTGCGTTAGATCTGGAATACCGCTTTGCTTACCGCGCTGTCGCGCAGGGCGATTTCATCGAGGGGATTCGCGCTGCCATAATCGATAAGGATCGCAGCCCCAACTGGGCACATGCGACCATTTCGGATCTATCGATTGATGATGTGGACAAGATGCTGATGCCTTTGGGCGTTGATGCTCTGGCTTGGGAGGAAACGACATGAAGGTCGGATCATAGGTTTGGGCAAAATGGTCGCGCCGATGGTGGCCAAGATTTGCAACAACGTGATCCTTGGTATTACGATGATCAGAAACTGCGACGCCTTTGCATCGGCTTACAAGCTTGGGCCAGATCGGCAAGCGATGTATGCCGTGGCCAGCACATCAAATGGCCAAAGCTGGAGCATGACAACCTATTGTCCGGCCAGTGGTGTCGGGCCGAATTCACCCTCGGACAAAGATTGCAAGCGGGGGGTTGCTGCCAAATTAATGCTGAAGGCATCCAGATATTAGGCGGCGGCAGAATGGAAGCGATTTTTCGGCGATGTTGCCATATTTGGCCAAGCTCGGCGCACACACATAGGGATCGTTAGCAATGTTTACCGCAAGCATGAATTTCACCTTGGGCGACGAGATCGAAGCCCTGCGTGATATGGTCCACCGCTGGGCGCAGGATCGCGTCAAACCAATGGCGGCTGACGTTGACGCCAAGAACATCTTTCCGTCCGAGCTTTGGAAAGAAATGGGTGAACTTGGGCTGCTAGGTATCACCGTGCCCGAGGCTTATGGTGGCGTCGAAATGGGTTACTTGGCGCACACGATTGCGGTTGAGGAAATCGCCCGCGCCAGTGCTTCTGTTGCGCTGTCTTACGGCGCGCATTCAAACCTTTGCGTCAATCAGATTGCACTGAACGGAACGCCCGAACAAAGGGCGAAATATCTGCCTAAACTGTGTTCAGGGGATCACGTCGGCGCGCTGGCCATGTCCGAAGCGGGGGCTGGGTCTGACGTAGTTGGAATGAAGTTGCGGGCCGAGAGGCGTAATGATCTCTATGTGTTGAACGGCACGAAGTACTGGATCACCAATGGCCCGGAGGCAGACGTTTTGGTGGTATACGCCAAGACAGATCCCGGCGCAGGGTCCGGG includes:
- a CDS encoding enoyl-CoA hydratase/isomerase family protein, with translation MSDIDIRIEGHAGRITLNRPAALNALTYDMVLGIESVIDEWREADIGLVMIDAVGTRAFCAGGDIADMYRSGQANDLTYGRQFWRDEYRLNAKLFEFPKPVVSFMQGFTMGGGVGIGCHGSHRIVGESSRIAMPECGIGLVPDVGGSLILASCPGHLGEYLGLTGTRMGAGDAIYAGFADGFIREAEWETVKARLVEGDIDAIEYQTPPNGRLLAMQADIDRHFAGKTLGEIERGLLADTSDFAAQTLKTLRRHAPLAMGCCLQIVRRLRGEVNIRPALDLEYRFAYRAVAQGDFIEGIRAAIIDKDRSPNWAHATISDLSIDDVDKMLMPLGVDALAWEETT